In Nocardioides sp. W7, the genomic stretch GACTACGAGGTCGCGACGGTCAACCTCGGCCGGACCGCCGGCACCACGGTCGCGAGCGCGCTGCTGGTCGACTACGTGCTGACCGTGGCGGTGTCGATCTCCTCCGGTGCGCAGTACGCCGCCTCCGCGATCCCGGCGCTCCAGGGTCACGAGGCGACCGCGGCCTCCGTGGCCGTGGTGGCTCTGATGGCGATCAACCTGCGCGGCATCCGCGAGTCGGGCAGCTTCTTCGCGGTCCCCGTCTACGCGTTCATGTTCGCGATCCTGGGCATGTGCGCGTACGGGTTCCTGCGGATGATCACCGGTGACCTGCCCGAGGTCGAGAGCGCCCAGCTGCTGATCACTCCCGAGCCGGGCCTCGAGGAGCCGCTGACGACCCTCGGCCTGCTGCTGCTCCTGGCCCGCGCGTTCTCGTCGGGCTGCGCCGCGCTGACCGGGGTCGAGGCGATCTCCAACGGCGTGCCGGCCTTCCGGCGGCCGAAGAGCCAGAACGCCGCGACCACGCTGCTGCTGCTCGCGATGATCTCCATCACCATGATGGTCAGCGTCATCGTGCTGGCGCGTCAGATGGGCATCCGCTTCGTCGACCCGCACGACCTGGACCGGCTGACCTACGCCGACGGCACGCCGGTCGAGGAGGGCTACGAGCAGCACGCGGTGATCGCCCAGATCGCGCGGGCGGTGTTCAGCGACTTCTCGCCCGGCTTCTACCTGGTCGTCACCGTCACCGGCGTCATCCTGGTCCTCGCCGCGAACACCGCGTTCAACGGCTTCCCGGTGCTGGGCTCGATCCTGGCCAAGGACGGCTTCGCGCCCCGGGCGCTGGGCTCGCGCGGCGACCGGCTGGCCTACAGCAACGGCATCGTGTTCCTCGCCGCGATGGCGATCGCGCTGATCTTCGCCTTCGACGCGGAGACGACGAAGTTGATCCAGCTCTACATCGTCGGCGTCTTCGTCTCGTTCAACCTCAGTCAGCTCGGCATGATCCGGCACTGGACCCGGCACCTCGCCACCGAGAAGGACCCCGCCGCCCGGCGCAAGATGGCCCGCTCGCGGGTGATCAACTCCATCGGCCTCGCCATGACCGCGGTGGTGCTCGTCATCATCCTGATCACCAAGTTCCTGGCCGGCGCCTGGATCACCATCCTCGCGATGGCGGGCTTCTTCGTGCTGATGCGCGGGATCCGCAGCCACTACGACCAGGTGAACGACGAGCTCGCCGCCGACGAGGAGGACAAGGTGATGCCCACCCGGGTGCACGCCATCGTCCTGGTCTCCAAGCTGCACAAGCCGACGCTGCGGGCGCTGGCCTTCGCGAAGGCCACCCGCCCGAACATCCTCGAGGGCGTCTACGTCGCCGACGACCCGCAGGCGACCAACCGGCTGCTGGAGGAGTGGGACGAGCGGCGCATGGACGTGCCGCTCAAGGTCCTGCACTCGCCGTACCGCGAGCTGGTGCGGCCCATCGTCGAGTACGCCACCGAGATCCGGCGGGCCAACCCGCGCGGGGTGGTCGCGGTCTACATCCCCGAGTACGTCGTGGGCCGGTGGTGGGAGCAGCTGCTCCACAACCAGACCGCGCTGCGGCTCAAGGGCCGGCTGCTGTTCACTCCGGGGGTGATGGTCATCTCGGTGCCGTACCAGCTGCGCTCCTCCCGGATCGCGCAGGAGCGCGAGCTGCGCGACGACTTC encodes the following:
- a CDS encoding APC family permease, encoding MGAGDVSKRILLGRKLRSSQLGETLLPKRIALPVFASDALSSVAYAPDEVFIMLSLAGVSAYSFSWKIGLAVALVMAVVIASYRQTVHAYPSGGGDYEVATVNLGRTAGTTVASALLVDYVLTVAVSISSGAQYAASAIPALQGHEATAASVAVVALMAINLRGIRESGSFFAVPVYAFMFAILGMCAYGFLRMITGDLPEVESAQLLITPEPGLEEPLTTLGLLLLLARAFSSGCAALTGVEAISNGVPAFRRPKSQNAATTLLLLAMISITMMVSVIVLARQMGIRFVDPHDLDRLTYADGTPVEEGYEQHAVIAQIARAVFSDFSPGFYLVVTVTGVILVLAANTAFNGFPVLGSILAKDGFAPRALGSRGDRLAYSNGIVFLAAMAIALIFAFDAETTKLIQLYIVGVFVSFNLSQLGMIRHWTRHLATEKDPAARRKMARSRVINSIGLAMTAVVLVIILITKFLAGAWITILAMAGFFVLMRGIRSHYDQVNDELAADEEDKVMPTRVHAIVLVSKLHKPTLRALAFAKATRPNILEGVYVADDPQATNRLLEEWDERRMDVPLKVLHSPYRELVRPIVEYATEIRRANPRGVVAVYIPEYVVGRWWEQLLHNQTALRLKGRLLFTPGVMVISVPYQLRSSRIAQERELRDDFRVRPGDLRRGRVDKQETRGDGQVPR